Proteins encoded together in one Bacteroides zoogleoformans window:
- a CDS encoding IS110 family RNA-guided transposase produces the protein MDKDRIVAGLDVHKDTVYLCVLDTAETVIFANVYGTLTPDLQLMCSDMVSHGVTEAAMESTSTYWVPVWNALCDSMSLKLVNPYFIKQLPGRKSDVKDAQWIAECLLKHLIRGSFVPEKSVQDMRKYNRRIFDLNEDLNKLDAALQRCGFRLSNYVSRVNGKSYQKCVRAIITGITAPEELVKLIHGKTLRKYGLNIIKDAVTGDFHQADICLLKQYAELIDVIGRQIEECRQALIAMCQEHFPKQFKRLQSIPGVKERAASAIIAETGADMKPFEKATNLVGWCGLKPRNDISNNKVKSNRTTHGNRFLRQILVEISWGASRTRNCFFSNFSYVQCTQRHKNKMKIQVAIARKILVAVWHMLTKDEDFMDVYLKRLEKEAEWQNKIRELESLLVG, from the coding sequence ATGGACAAAGACAGAATCGTGGCCGGCCTCGATGTGCACAAAGATACAGTTTATCTCTGTGTGTTGGACACTGCAGAGACCGTTATTTTTGCAAATGTTTATGGCACATTAACTCCGGATTTGCAACTTATGTGTTCGGATATGGTTTCTCATGGGGTGACAGAGGCGGCAATGGAAAGCACCTCGACCTATTGGGTTCCGGTGTGGAATGCCTTGTGCGATAGCATGTCGCTCAAATTGGTAAATCCTTATTTTATAAAGCAGCTTCCCGGTCGCAAGAGTGATGTGAAAGATGCCCAATGGATAGCGGAGTGTCTGTTGAAGCATCTGATTCGGGGAAGTTTTGTGCCGGAGAAGAGCGTGCAGGATATGCGCAAGTATAACCGTCGCATCTTCGACCTGAATGAAGACCTGAATAAATTGGACGCTGCTTTACAGCGATGTGGTTTCCGGTTAAGTAACTATGTATCCCGCGTCAATGGAAAAAGTTATCAGAAGTGCGTCCGTGCGATAATAACCGGGATAACAGCCCCTGAGGAGTTGGTGAAACTCATTCATGGAAAAACTCTACGTAAATACGGACTTAACATCATAAAGGATGCCGTAACGGGTGACTTTCACCAGGCAGACATCTGTTTATTAAAGCAATACGCAGAGCTTATAGACGTAATCGGGCGACAAATCGAAGAATGCAGGCAAGCTCTCATTGCCATGTGTCAGGAACATTTCCCGAAACAATTCAAACGTCTACAGAGCATCCCCGGTGTTAAAGAACGCGCAGCTTCAGCTATAATTGCGGAGACCGGGGCTGACATGAAACCGTTTGAAAAAGCAACAAATCTTGTTGGATGGTGTGGATTGAAACCACGCAATGATATAAGCAACAATAAAGTCAAGAGCAATAGGACGACGCATGGGAACCGATTCCTGCGTCAGATATTGGTTGAAATATCCTGGGGCGCATCAAGAACCCGAAACTGCTTTTTCTCAAACTTCAGCTACGTGCAATGCACCCAACGGCATAAGAACAAGATGAAGATACAAGTAGCCATCGCCCGAAAGATATTAGTCGCGGTATGGCACATGCTGACAAAAGATGAGGATTTTATGGATGTTTATCTCAAGCGTCTTGAAAAGGAGGCGGAATGGCAAAATAAAATCCGGGAATTAGAATCGTTATTGGTCGGATAG
- a CDS encoding IS30 family transposase has product MSVKDIADTINVLYSTVYRELKRNKGRHHYHYGVAQKQCDERKRRMRKHRKFSFEMRKEIIALMVNEQWSPEQIRGWMLRGGKACVCGETIYSYLHFDRSYGGELYKSCRHRLQHIKRNSPAAYTAIKERAMIDQRDPQADGTRFGDWEMDTIIGKDGRGAIVTLVERSKDYLLMRKLPQGKNAQALARTVVAMMTPFIGNIKNHHGQRKRVCLS; this is encoded by the coding sequence ATGTCGGTAAAAGACATTGCAGATACGATAAATGTACTTTACAGCACTGTTTATCGTGAGTTAAAACGCAACAAAGGACGACACCATTACCATTACGGTGTTGCCCAAAAGCAGTGCGATGAACGTAAGCGACGGATGCGCAAACACCGCAAATTCAGTTTCGAGATGCGAAAGGAAATCATCGCACTCATGGTTAATGAGCAATGGTCGCCCGAGCAAATCCGGGGATGGATGCTGCGTGGGGGAAAAGCGTGCGTCTGCGGCGAAACCATTTACAGCTACCTCCACTTCGACCGTTCCTACGGAGGCGAACTCTACAAGAGTTGTCGGCACAGGCTGCAGCACATCAAAAGAAACAGCCCCGCTGCCTATACGGCCATCAAGGAAAGGGCCATGATAGACCAGCGGGACCCGCAGGCCGACGGGACACGATTCGGAGATTGGGAAATGGATACCATCATCGGAAAAGACGGCAGAGGGGCTATTGTTACACTTGTAGAGCGAAGCAAAGACTATCTGCTCATGAGAAAGCTGCCACAGGGGAAGAATGCACAAGCCCTTGCAAGAACCGTCGTGGCCATGATGACGCCTTTCATCGGAAATATCAAAAATCACCACGGACAACGGAAGCGAGTTTGCCTGTCATAA
- the trpS gene encoding tryptophan--tRNA ligase, translating into MSKEKIILTGDRPTGRLHIGHYVGSLRRRVELQNSGLYDKTFVFIADAQALTDNMENPEKVRQNVIEVALDYLACGLDPTKSTIFIQSQIPELCELSFYYMNLVTVSRLQRNPTVKTEIQIRNFETSIPVGFFTYPISQAADITAFRATIVPVGEDQEPMLEQAREIVRRFNYIYGETLVEPEILLPENAACLRLPGTDGKAKMSKSLGNCIYLSDTAEDVEKKVKSMYTDPDHLRVSDPGKLEGNTVFTYLDAFCRPEHFGLYLPEYPNLDELKAHYQRGGLGDIKVKKFLNAIMQETLEPIRNRRKKFEKDIPTIYEMLKKGCDTARETAAATLDDVRKAMKINYFDDAELIAEQMRKFSEE; encoded by the coding sequence ATGTCAAAAGAAAAAATCATCCTTACGGGCGACCGCCCCACGGGACGGCTGCACATAGGACACTATGTAGGCTCATTGAGAAGAAGAGTGGAACTGCAAAATTCCGGTTTATATGACAAGACGTTCGTCTTCATAGCCGATGCACAAGCACTGACCGACAATATGGAGAATCCGGAAAAAGTGCGTCAGAACGTCATCGAAGTAGCCCTCGACTATCTGGCATGCGGCCTGGACCCGACGAAAAGTACCATCTTCATCCAATCTCAGATTCCGGAGCTTTGCGAACTTTCCTTTTACTACATGAATTTAGTCACCGTCAGCCGCCTGCAACGCAATCCGACTGTGAAGACCGAGATACAGATACGCAACTTCGAGACAAGCATCCCCGTAGGCTTCTTCACCTATCCCATCAGCCAGGCAGCCGACATTACAGCCTTCCGTGCCACCATCGTGCCCGTAGGCGAAGATCAGGAACCCATGCTGGAACAAGCACGCGAAATTGTACGCCGCTTCAATTATATATATGGTGAAACGCTCGTCGAACCCGAAATTCTCCTGCCCGAAAACGCAGCCTGCCTGCGCCTGCCGGGAACCGATGGAAAGGCCAAGATGAGCAAGTCGCTCGGCAATTGTATCTACTTATCCGACACCGCTGAAGACGTGGAAAAGAAGGTAAAAAGCATGTACACTGACCCCGACCACTTGCGTGTTTCCGACCCCGGAAAGCTTGAAGGCAACACGGTATTCACCTACTTAGATGCTTTCTGCCGGCCCGAGCACTTCGGCCTCTATCTTCCTGAATATCCCAATCTGGACGAATTGAAAGCCCACTACCAACGTGGTGGGCTGGGCGACATAAAGGTAAAAAAGTTCCTCAACGCCATCATGCAGGAAACGTTAGAGCCGATTCGCAATCGTCGCAAAAAGTTCGAAAAAGACATTCCCACCATCTACGAAATGTTGAAAAAAGGTTGCGATACAGCCCGCGAAACGGCTGCCGCCACTTTGGACGATGTGCGCAAAGCCATGAAGATTAATTATTTTGATGACGCAGAACTGATTGCCGAACAAATGAGAAAATTCAGCGAAGAATAA
- the mutL gene encoding DNA mismatch repair endonuclease MutL: MSDIIHLLPDSVANQIAAGEVIQRPASVVKELVENAIDAEAREIHVLITDAGKTCIQVIDDGKGMSETDARLSFERHATSKIREAADLFALRTMGFRGEALASIAAVAEVELKTRPENEELGTRLLIAGSKVESQEAVSCPKGSNFSIKNLFFNIPARRKFLKANSTELSNILTEFERIALVHPEVAFYLYSNDSELFNLPVIPLRQRILAIFGKKLNQQLLTVEVDTTMIKISGFVAKPETSRKKGAHQYFFVNGRYMRHPYFHKAVMDAYEQLIPASEQISYFIYLEVDPANIDVNIHPTKTEIKFENEQAIWQILSAAVKEALGRFSAVPTIDFDTEDMPDIPAFEQMRPVEPPKVHYNAEFNPFKTSSSYGGGGNYSRPKVEWEGFYSGLEKGSRMNELMREQPFVEEEEGGSFASGEEPDMSYRPSATPAGATLASFRGSEVSIEKGAQHFQFKGRFILTSVKSGLMLIDQHRAHVRVLFDRYMSQINQKQGVSQGVLFPEIIRLPASEAAVLESIMDDLSAVGFDLSSLGGGSYAINGIPSGIEGLNPVELIGNMVHTAMEKGSDVKEEVQTILASALARAAAIVYGQVLSNDEMANLVDSLFACPTPNYTPDGRVVLATIKEEEIEKLFNK; the protein is encoded by the coding sequence ATGAGCGATATTATTCATTTGCTGCCCGATTCGGTTGCTAATCAGATAGCAGCCGGAGAGGTGATTCAGCGTCCGGCATCTGTGGTGAAAGAACTGGTGGAAAATGCGATTGATGCCGAAGCCCGTGAAATACATGTGTTGATTACCGATGCCGGTAAGACCTGTATCCAAGTGATTGATGACGGGAAAGGAATGTCCGAAACCGATGCACGCCTCTCTTTTGAGCGGCATGCTACTTCAAAGATACGCGAGGCGGCCGATTTGTTCGCTTTGCGCACTATGGGCTTTCGTGGTGAGGCGTTGGCTTCCATTGCCGCTGTGGCCGAGGTGGAGCTGAAAACACGGCCGGAGAATGAAGAACTGGGTACACGCTTGTTGATTGCCGGCTCTAAGGTTGAGAGTCAGGAGGCTGTATCTTGCCCTAAGGGGAGTAACTTCTCCATCAAAAATCTCTTCTTTAATATTCCTGCCCGGCGTAAATTCCTGAAAGCTAATTCCACAGAGTTGAGTAACATCCTTACGGAGTTCGAACGTATTGCGTTGGTACACCCCGAGGTGGCTTTCTATTTGTATAGCAACGACAGTGAGTTGTTCAATTTACCGGTGATACCTCTACGGCAACGTATTTTGGCCATATTCGGCAAGAAGCTGAACCAGCAGTTACTGACTGTGGAAGTTGACACGACCATGATTAAGATTTCAGGTTTTGTTGCCAAGCCCGAGACGTCGCGTAAGAAAGGAGCGCATCAGTATTTCTTTGTGAACGGGCGTTACATGCGGCACCCTTATTTTCATAAGGCTGTGATGGATGCGTACGAACAACTGATTCCAGCCAGTGAGCAAATCTCCTATTTTATTTATTTAGAGGTCGATCCGGCAAATATTGATGTGAACATCCATCCCACAAAGACGGAAATCAAGTTTGAAAACGAGCAAGCCATCTGGCAGATTTTGTCGGCGGCAGTTAAAGAGGCTTTGGGGAGGTTCAGCGCTGTTCCTACCATTGATTTTGATACGGAAGACATGCCCGATATTCCGGCATTCGAGCAAATGAGGCCGGTTGAACCTCCGAAAGTGCACTATAATGCCGAATTCAATCCTTTTAAAACGTCCTCTTCTTATGGGGGAGGCGGAAATTATTCGCGTCCGAAAGTGGAGTGGGAGGGGTTTTATTCCGGTCTGGAGAAAGGCAGTAGGATGAACGAGTTGATGAGAGAACAGCCCTTTGTCGAAGAGGAGGAGGGAGGTTCCTTTGCTTCGGGAGAAGAACCGGACATGTCATATCGTCCGAGTGCCACCCCTGCCGGTGCAACATTAGCTTCTTTCCGTGGAAGTGAAGTCTCCATAGAAAAAGGTGCTCAACATTTTCAGTTCAAGGGGCGTTTCATTCTGACTTCTGTAAAGTCCGGTCTGATGCTGATAGACCAACATCGTGCGCATGTCCGTGTACTGTTCGATCGTTATATGAGCCAGATTAATCAGAAACAAGGAGTGTCGCAAGGGGTACTTTTCCCGGAGATAATCCGTTTGCCAGCCTCCGAAGCTGCTGTACTCGAAAGTATCATGGACGATTTGTCGGCGGTAGGTTTCGACTTGAGCTCGTTGGGTGGCGGCAGCTATGCCATCAATGGCATACCTTCGGGCATCGAAGGGTTGAATCCGGTGGAATTGATCGGAAATATGGTGCATACCGCCATGGAGAAAGGAAGCGATGTGAAGGAAGAGGTGCAGACGATTCTTGCATCTGCATTGGCTCGTGCTGCCGCCATCGTTTATGGGCAAGTGCTGAGTAATGATGAAATGGCGAACCTCGTGGATAGCCTGTTTGCCTGTCCCACTCCTAACTATACTCCTGACGGGCGGGTGGTGCTGGCAACCATTAAGGAGGAAGAAATAGAAAAGCTTTTCAATAAATGA
- a CDS encoding OstA-like protein, whose product MQKKYIKTHFLNKHRFLLIGILCLFGICLLSAQDKKTKAATAKNKVEGTDRQQVPATGKQKTRVDLLYADEAQADKLSRPDVQILVGSVRLKHDSMYMFCDSALIFEKINSVEAFGNVRMEQGDTLFIYGDYLYYDGMSQLAMLRENVRMINRKTELTTDSLNYDRLYNLGYYFEGGTLTDEENVLTSEWGEYSPTTKLAVFNHVVKLVNPKFVLTSDTLKYSTATKVATILGPSDIVSEQNHIYSERGVYNTTTEQAELLDRSILINEGKKLTGDSLFYDRKLGYGEAFDNVQMNDTVNRNMLTGDYCFYNELTGNAVATQRAMAVDYSQVDSLFMHADTLRLITYHLNTDSMYREMRAYHKVRAYRTDVQAVCDSLVYNSKDSCMTMYTDPILWHGEQQLLGEEIKVYMNDSTIDWAHIIRQALTVEKMDSIHYNQVSGKEMKAFFVDGDMRRVEVNGNVLVVYYPVEEKDSSLIMMNYSEGGLLKMYLKDRKMERGVFVGKTTGTAYPLDQIPAEKSKLPSFAWFDYIRPKNKEDIFEWRGKKAGEVLKKSDRKSVVSPRNMHIKRNKK is encoded by the coding sequence ATGCAAAAAAAGTATATAAAAACTCATTTTCTAAACAAGCATAGATTCCTCTTGATAGGTATTCTATGCTTGTTTGGCATCTGCCTGTTGAGTGCCCAGGATAAAAAAACGAAGGCCGCTACTGCTAAAAATAAAGTGGAGGGAACAGATCGGCAACAAGTGCCGGCAACCGGAAAGCAGAAAACCCGTGTGGATTTGCTCTATGCCGATGAGGCTCAAGCCGATAAACTTTCGCGTCCCGATGTGCAGATACTTGTTGGTTCGGTAAGGCTGAAGCACGACAGCATGTACATGTTCTGCGACAGTGCTTTGATCTTCGAGAAGATAAACTCGGTCGAGGCATTTGGCAACGTGCGTATGGAGCAGGGAGACACCTTATTTATTTACGGTGACTATCTCTACTACGACGGGATGTCGCAGTTGGCCATGTTGCGCGAAAATGTGCGCATGATTAATCGTAAAACCGAGTTGACCACTGACAGCTTGAACTATGATCGCTTGTATAATTTAGGTTACTATTTTGAAGGCGGGACATTGACCGATGAAGAAAACGTACTTACTTCCGAATGGGGAGAGTATAGTCCGACTACGAAGCTGGCAGTTTTCAACCATGTCGTGAAATTGGTAAATCCGAAATTCGTGCTGACATCGGACACGTTGAAGTATAGTACGGCAACTAAAGTTGCCACTATTTTAGGGCCTTCCGATATCGTAAGTGAGCAGAACCACATCTATTCCGAACGTGGAGTGTACAACACAACTACCGAACAGGCAGAGTTGCTTGACCGTTCCATTCTGATCAACGAAGGCAAGAAATTGACCGGTGACAGTCTTTTCTACGATCGCAAGCTGGGCTATGGCGAAGCTTTTGACAATGTGCAGATGAATGATACGGTGAACCGGAATATGCTTACCGGCGACTATTGTTTCTATAATGAACTTACCGGTAATGCCGTAGCCACCCAGCGTGCAATGGCTGTTGATTATTCGCAAGTCGACAGTCTGTTTATGCACGCCGACACTTTGCGGTTGATCACTTATCATCTGAATACCGACTCCATGTATCGGGAGATGCGTGCCTATCACAAGGTTCGGGCCTATCGCACGGATGTGCAAGCGGTGTGCGACTCTTTGGTCTACAACTCAAAAGACTCCTGCATGACAATGTATACCGACCCTATTCTGTGGCATGGAGAACAGCAGTTGCTGGGCGAAGAGATCAAAGTCTATATGAACGATAGCACCATCGATTGGGCGCATATTATTCGTCAGGCGTTGACGGTAGAAAAGATGGACAGCATCCATTACAATCAGGTGTCTGGCAAGGAAATGAAAGCCTTCTTCGTGGATGGAGATATGCGCAGGGTCGAAGTCAACGGCAATGTGCTAGTGGTCTACTATCCGGTAGAAGAAAAAGACAGTTCATTGATTATGATGAACTATTCCGAAGGAGGATTGTTGAAAATGTATCTGAAGGACAGGAAAATGGAACGTGGGGTTTTTGTAGGAAAAACCACCGGCACAGCCTATCCTCTGGATCAGATTCCCGCAGAAAAGAGCAAGCTTCCCTCTTTTGCATGGTTTGACTATATCCGTCCGAAAAACAAGGAAGATATCTTTGAGTGGAGAGGCAAGAAGGCGGGCGAAGTGTTGAAGAAGAGTGACCGGAAGTCTGTGGTTTCTCCAAGGAACATGCATATTAAACGAAATAAAAAGTAA
- a CDS encoding peptidylprolyl isomerase yields the protein MKMCMNFKFVVLLALTLWFGPTVYGQDNVIDEVVWVIGDEAILKSEVEEARMSALYEGRKFDRDPYCVIPEEIAVQKLYLHQAALDSIEVSENEVVQRVDYMTNMYISNIGSREKMEEYFNKTSSQIRETLRENAREGLKVQKMQQKLVGEVKVTPAEVRRYFKDLPQDSIPYIPTQVEVQIITQQPKIPLEEIEDVKRRLREYTERVNKGESFSMLARLYSDDRASAINGGEMPFTGRGYLDPAFANVAFNLQDPNKVSKIVESEYGFHIIQLMEKRGDRIKVRHLLLKPHIPEAALTAGCVRLDSIADDIRNGKFSFEEAASVLSQDKDTRNNHGLLPNPNSNTSKFEMQELPPEIAKVVDKMKVGEISEAFTMIPQKTGKEECVIVKLKSRTAGHKATIADDYQNLKEIVLEKHRSQVLDKWIREKQKHTYVRIKDNWKNNCAFKYPGWIKD from the coding sequence ATGAAAATGTGTATGAACTTTAAGTTTGTAGTTTTATTAGCCTTGACACTATGGTTCGGGCCTACCGTTTATGGGCAAGACAACGTGATTGATGAGGTGGTATGGGTAATAGGCGACGAGGCCATCTTGAAGTCCGAAGTGGAGGAGGCCCGCATGAGTGCACTCTATGAAGGACGAAAATTCGACCGTGACCCTTACTGTGTGATACCGGAAGAGATAGCCGTGCAAAAGCTATATCTTCATCAGGCGGCACTTGATAGTATTGAGGTTTCCGAAAATGAAGTTGTGCAGCGTGTGGACTATATGACGAATATGTACATTTCCAATATCGGCTCTCGCGAGAAGATGGAGGAATACTTCAATAAGACCTCCAGCCAGATTCGTGAAACATTGCGCGAGAATGCGCGAGAAGGGTTGAAGGTGCAGAAGATGCAGCAGAAATTAGTTGGAGAAGTAAAAGTGACTCCGGCCGAAGTACGCCGTTATTTTAAGGATTTGCCGCAAGACAGTATTCCTTATATCCCGACTCAGGTGGAAGTGCAGATTATCACCCAGCAACCCAAAATCCCTTTGGAGGAGATTGAAGATGTAAAAAGACGTTTGCGGGAATATACCGAGCGTGTCAATAAAGGCGAAAGCTTCTCCATGCTGGCTCGCCTCTATTCTGACGATCGTGCGTCGGCAATCAATGGCGGCGAGATGCCGTTTACCGGGCGCGGCTATTTAGACCCGGCTTTTGCCAATGTGGCTTTCAACCTGCAAGATCCGAACAAGGTTTCCAAAATAGTGGAGTCGGAATATGGTTTCCATATCATTCAGCTGATGGAAAAACGTGGCGACCGCATCAAAGTGCGTCATCTCCTTTTGAAGCCTCATATTCCGGAAGCGGCTTTGACGGCCGGCTGTGTACGTTTGGACTCCATTGCCGATGATATCCGTAATGGCAAGTTCTCGTTCGAGGAGGCTGCCTCCGTGCTTTCGCAGGACAAGGATACACGTAATAACCATGGCTTGCTGCCCAACCCCAACTCGAATACATCCAAATTTGAGATGCAGGAACTCCCCCCTGAGATAGCCAAGGTGGTAGACAAGATGAAAGTGGGTGAAATTTCCGAGGCATTCACTATGATTCCGCAAAAGACGGGAAAAGAAGAGTGCGTGATTGTGAAATTAAAAAGTCGCACGGCAGGGCATAAAGCAACGATTGCCGACGACTATCAGAACCTGAAGGAAATAGTACTTGAAAAACATCGCAGCCAAGTATTGGATAAATGGATTCGCGAGAAGCAGAAGCATACTTATGTCCGCATCAAGGACAATTGGAAAAATAACTGTGCGTTCAAATATCCGGGCTGGATTAAAGATTGA
- a CDS encoding peptidylprolyl isomerase, producing MVKPTLIFVLWGFVLAASAQNDPVLVRIDGKEVFRSEFERFCDKKGVDAGAGRKVLNEYVESFVNFKLKVAAAKAAGLDTTTVFLKERERYRNRLVWAYLADMEAAGKEAHDFYDKQTSGHPVGQVLVRHIFKYLPQNISGHAIREVEHKMDSVFRQLETAEAAMDFDACVNLFSDDKSSFWVSRKQMPIEFEDVAFGLKVGEFSPPFFTPQGIHIVKVLERKEHPSFDEVKDEIIHCQAFRHGGKKITRTFVEKLKKEYRYTPDKAGMDELLSTGGTRRALFALDGKSYTGEDFSIFAAAHPAGLRKQLEEFVMKTVLDYENSRLEQKHPKFRVLLQECCDSILLAEIMHREIGEEKVRNEAELKGYFEIHRSDFHWEEPHYKGMVLHCATKRVAKQARRILKKLPESEWKNAVRLAFNAEGKQRIQAEQGTFAPGDNEYVDLLVFRKKGTTPILSYPFTIVLGKKQKNPDSWEEIREAVVIAYRNHLEAHWTAKLRSAAKVEIEQEVLKTVNNH from the coding sequence ATGGTTAAACCTACTTTGATATTTGTACTTTGGGGATTCGTCTTGGCTGCTTCGGCTCAAAACGATCCGGTGCTTGTGCGTATTGACGGAAAGGAGGTCTTTCGTTCCGAGTTCGAACGCTTCTGTGATAAAAAAGGTGTGGATGCAGGTGCAGGGCGAAAGGTTCTGAATGAGTATGTCGAATCCTTTGTGAACTTTAAGTTGAAAGTTGCTGCGGCCAAAGCTGCGGGATTGGATACGACCACCGTTTTTCTGAAAGAACGAGAACGTTATCGTAACCGGTTGGTCTGGGCTTACCTGGCGGATATGGAAGCTGCCGGCAAAGAGGCGCACGACTTTTACGATAAGCAGACATCCGGCCATCCTGTCGGGCAAGTGCTGGTGAGGCATATCTTTAAATACCTTCCTCAAAATATCTCCGGGCATGCGATTCGGGAGGTAGAACACAAAATGGATTCCGTCTTCAGACAGTTGGAGACAGCGGAGGCGGCAATGGATTTCGATGCTTGTGTCAATCTCTTTTCTGATGACAAGAGCTCTTTTTGGGTGAGCCGAAAGCAAATGCCGATAGAGTTTGAAGATGTTGCGTTTGGCTTGAAGGTAGGAGAGTTCTCTCCTCCGTTCTTCACGCCGCAGGGCATTCACATTGTGAAAGTTCTTGAACGCAAGGAGCATCCATCGTTTGATGAAGTGAAGGATGAAATCATCCATTGCCAAGCCTTTCGGCATGGAGGAAAGAAGATTACCCGAACTTTTGTGGAAAAACTGAAGAAGGAGTATCGCTATACGCCTGATAAGGCAGGCATGGACGAACTTCTATCGACAGGTGGTACGCGTCGGGCACTGTTTGCGTTGGACGGAAAATCGTATACCGGAGAGGACTTTTCCATTTTCGCGGCTGCGCATCCGGCCGGGCTTCGCAAGCAGTTGGAGGAGTTTGTCATGAAGACCGTGCTGGATTATGAGAACAGCCGTTTGGAGCAGAAACATCCGAAGTTCAGGGTGCTATTGCAAGAGTGTTGTGACAGCATATTGCTCGCCGAAATTATGCATCGTGAAATCGGCGAAGAGAAAGTGAGGAATGAGGCGGAACTGAAAGGCTATTTTGAAATTCATCGTTCGGATTTTCATTGGGAGGAGCCGCATTATAAAGGGATGGTGTTGCATTGTGCTACCAAACGGGTAGCCAAGCAAGCCCGGAGGATCTTGAAAAAGCTTCCGGAATCCGAGTGGAAAAATGCTGTCCGGTTGGCCTTTAATGCCGAAGGAAAGCAACGGATACAAGCAGAGCAAGGAACATTCGCTCCCGGTGACAATGAGTATGTGGATCTGTTGGTTTTTAGAAAGAAAGGAACAACTCCAATTTTGTCATATCCTTTTACGATAGTGCTTGGCAAGAAGCAAAAGAACCCGGATAGTTGGGAGGAAATACGTGAAGCCGTAGTCATAGCCTATCGGAATCATCTGGAGGCGCATTGGACGGCAAAGTTGCGTTCTGCCGCTAAGGTTGAAATAGAACAAGAGGTTTTAAAAACAGTTAATAATCACTGA
- a CDS encoding glycosyltransferase family 4 protein yields MRVLLINTSERIGGAAVAATRLMESLKNHGIKAKLLVRDKQTDQISVVSLGHGWHMVWKFVWERIVIWGANRFKKNNLFAVDIANTGTDITSLPEFRQADVIHLHWVNQGMLSLKNIEKILASGKPVVWTMHDMWPCTGICHHARECTHYRQECRNCPFIYGGGSKRDLSYRVFKKKMKLYRDRRIHFVTCSRWLEGQAKQSALLRGQEVTSIPNPINVNLFRPHNRKEARTKCMLPPEMKLMLFGSVKITDKRKGINYMVEACRLLAERHPELKDELGVVAFGKQSQQLESLLPFKVYSMDFVSNEHRLVDIYNAVDIFVTPSLEENLPNTIMEAMACGIPCVGFNVGGIPEMIDHLHNGYVAQYKSSEDFADGIYRTLNDPDYASIAEQAARKVVSNYSENIIAKKYIDLYNKATRNHAK; encoded by the coding sequence ATGAGAGTACTACTTATCAATACATCCGAACGCATAGGTGGAGCCGCCGTGGCTGCCACCCGCCTGATGGAGTCGCTCAAGAACCACGGTATCAAAGCCAAACTGCTGGTACGCGACAAGCAGACCGACCAAATCTCCGTGGTGTCGCTGGGACATGGCTGGCACATGGTGTGGAAGTTTGTCTGGGAACGCATCGTCATCTGGGGGGCCAACCGATTCAAGAAAAACAATCTCTTTGCCGTGGATATAGCCAATACGGGGACAGACATCACTTCGCTGCCCGAATTCCGGCAAGCCGACGTCATCCACCTGCATTGGGTCAACCAGGGGATGCTCTCGTTGAAGAACATTGAGAAGATACTGGCTTCGGGCAAGCCCGTGGTCTGGACCATGCACGACATGTGGCCCTGCACCGGCATCTGCCACCATGCCCGCGAGTGCACACACTACCGGCAGGAGTGTCGCAATTGCCCTTTCATCTACGGCGGCGGGAGCAAGCGCGACCTTTCTTACCGAGTCTTCAAAAAGAAGATGAAACTCTACAGAGACCGCCGCATTCACTTCGTGACGTGTAGCCGTTGGCTGGAAGGACAGGCCAAGCAAAGCGCCTTACTGCGCGGACAGGAGGTGACGTCCATCCCCAACCCCATCAACGTCAATCTTTTCAGACCGCACAACCGGAAGGAAGCCCGCACCAAATGCATGCTTCCGCCGGAGATGAAGCTCATGCTCTTCGGTTCGGTGAAGATAACGGACAAGCGAAAGGGCATCAACTATATGGTGGAGGCGTGCCGTCTGCTGGCAGAAAGGCACCCCGAACTGAAGGATGAATTAGGGGTTGTGGCCTTCGGCAAGCAGTCGCAACAGCTGGAAAGTCTCCTGCCTTTCAAGGTCTATTCGATGGACTTTGTCAGCAATGAGCACCGGCTTGTAGATATCTACAACGCCGTGGACATTTTCGTGACCCCTTCGCTGGAAGAGAATCTCCCGAACACCATCATGGAGGCCATGGCGTGCGGCATTCCCTGTGTGGGCTTCAACGTTGGCGGCATTCCGGAGATGATAGACCACCTGCACAACGGCTACGTGGCACAATACAAGTCGTCGGAAGACTTTGCTGACGGCATCTACCGGACACTGAACGACCCGGACTACGCAAGCATTGCAGAACAGGCCGCGCGCAAGGTTGTGTCCAACTACTCGGAGAACATCATCGCCAAGAAATACATCGACCTTTATAATAAAGCGACCCGAAACCATGCAAAGTAA